One window of the Eucalyptus grandis isolate ANBG69807.140 chromosome 8, ASM1654582v1, whole genome shotgun sequence genome contains the following:
- the LOC104414494 gene encoding F-box/kelch-repeat protein At1g57790-like codes for MASTSTTRNWAELPQELLQLCSQRLCLKNLSAFRAVCRSWQSAAVKERSNVPWLMLTDKKGMPWHEFFCLSCQQVHRKLLPEVVANGYFSSRGWVLTTSREGEFHVLKNPMSHYSHIIKLPNWNKFPNIEALPLFDVEFVRKFVLSDSPTTSPDYKVMVINDTGQLGFWKPGEEEWAAVNSPTDHFYDVIYYKGSFVAVDYEHRILRWDVDGPTPFEGRVVFQVLQRLPEFKHENPQGSLWYVNQVYLVQSMTGSLLFVSQWERLRSTFRFRVLKIDLDTQTCTEVENLENTSLFLGHNSSSFSLEVDENHLIKPNCIYFTYFCLSFSPFAGGRGDTGMGIYHLEDGTVELHFKGKSSPLWIEPCS; via the exons ATGGCATCTACCAG TACGACAAGAAACTGGGCAGAGCTCCCACAAGAGTTGTTACAACTATGTTCCCAGCGCCTTTGTCTGAAGAATTTATCGGCGTTCCGAGCAGTGTGCCGTTCGTGGCAATCTGCTGCTGTCAAAGAGAGGAGCAATGTCCCATGGTTGATGCTCACAGACAAAAAGGGGATGCCATGGCATGAGTTTTTCTGCCTCTCATGTCAGCAAGTTCACAGAAAGCTGTTGCCAGAAGTGGTGGCGAATGGATATTTCTCTTCGCGAGGTTGGGTGTTGACGACCAGCAGAGAGGGGGAATTCCACGTGCTAAAGAATCCTATGTCGCATTACAGTCATATTATTAAGCTTCCCAATTGGAATAAGTTCCCCAACATCGAAGCTTTGCCTTTGTTTGATGTTGAATTCGTCCGTAAGTTTGTCCTATCTGATAGCCCTACTACATCTCCAGATTACAAGGTCATGGTCATCAATGACACTGGACAGTTAGGGTTTTGGAAACCTGGCGAAGAGGAGTGGGCGGCAGTGAACTCCCCCACAGACCACTTTTACGATGTCATATATTATAAGGGGTCCTTTGTTGCTGTCGATTATGAGCACAGGATATTGAGGTGGGACGTAGATGGACCAACTCCGTTTGAGGGTCGAGTAGTTTTCCAGGTGCTGCAAAGACTCCCAGAATTCAAGCATGAGAATCCCCAAGGATCCCTTTGGTACGTGAATCAAGTGTATCTAGTGCAATCAATGACAGGATCTCTGTTGTTTGTGTCACAATGGGAGCGACTAAGATCTACCTTTCGATTCCGTGTTCTCAAGATTGACCTGGATACTCAAACGTGCACAGAAGTTGAGAACTTGGAGAACACCTCCCTCTTCTTGGGCCAcaattcttcttccttctctttggaGGTCGATGAAAATCATCTCATCAAGCCGAATTGTATCTATTTTACTTACTTTTGTCTCTCATTTTCCCCGTT